One Gammaproteobacteria bacterium DNA segment encodes these proteins:
- a CDS encoding LysR substrate-binding domain-containing protein: MKDNGYRHPSFASSGDRFVRHTTLRQLQIMEAIVRLGSFTRAAEELFLTQPTVSMQVKKLADTVGMPLFQPAGRGVEATDAGREVYGAAREILNSLAELETRLADLEGLKRGRLRLGVITTAKYFAPEILGAFCELYPGVDVSLKVTNLERIQERLMANEDDLSIIGESRVGELDAEIIPFAPNPLVMVARRDHPLVKERNIPLSRIAQEQFLLREPGSGIRGAVMKRFQEQGLRPNVRMELGSNEAIKHAVVGGLGISALSLHSFTLEGPNGPLALLDVEGFPILRCWHLAHPRNRDLSLVAKTFLSFAISREPDIRARMESLLKEMSP, encoded by the coding sequence ATGAAAGACAATGGGTACCGTCATCCCAGTTTCGCCAGCAGCGGTGACCGTTTCGTCCGCCACACCACCCTGCGCCAGTTGCAGATCATGGAGGCAATCGTGCGCCTCGGCAGCTTCACACGGGCGGCGGAGGAGCTGTTTCTCACCCAGCCCACCGTATCGATGCAAGTCAAGAAGCTGGCCGACACCGTGGGCATGCCCCTGTTCCAGCCCGCCGGCCGCGGCGTGGAGGCCACGGACGCGGGGCGGGAGGTGTATGGAGCGGCCAGGGAGATCCTCAATTCCCTGGCGGAGCTGGAGACGCGGCTGGCGGATCTGGAAGGCCTCAAGCGGGGCCGGCTGCGCCTCGGTGTCATCACCACCGCGAAGTACTTCGCCCCCGAGATCCTGGGGGCCTTCTGCGAGCTCTATCCTGGCGTCGATGTTTCCCTCAAGGTGACCAACCTCGAGCGTATCCAGGAGCGCCTGATGGCCAACGAGGATGACCTATCCATCATTGGCGAGAGCCGGGTCGGCGAACTGGATGCGGAGATCATCCCTTTCGCACCCAATCCCCTGGTGATGGTGGCGCGGCGGGATCACCCTTTGGTGAAGGAACGAAATATTCCCCTGTCCCGCATTGCTCAAGAACAGTTCCTGCTACGGGAGCCCGGGTCGGGTATCCGGGGGGCGGTGATGAAGCGCTTCCAGGAGCAGGGCCTGCGCCCCAATGTACGCATGGAACTCGGCAGCAACGAGGCCATCAAGCACGCCGTCGTGGGGGGGCTCGGCATCTCAGCCCTGTCCCTGCACTCCTTCACCCTGGAGGGCCCCAACGGCCCCTTGGCCCTGCTGGACGTCGAGGGCTTTCCCATCCTGCGCTGCTGGCACCTGGCCCATCCCCGTAACCGCGATCTGTCCCTGGTGGCCAAGACCTTCCTGTCCTTCGCCATCTCCAGGGAGCCCGATATCCGCGCCCGCATGGAGTCTTTGCTTAAGGAGATGAGTCCTTGA
- a CDS encoding ferritin-like domain-containing protein translates to MRNARIHPRTLGYLGRALSLELSAVQQYMTQASLAEAWELQDAARRFREETVEEMQHAQRIIQRMLVDGVAPNASQLRPAGVARSLPELLRQDMDLELEIVGLYADAVQFCRRIGDGDHGEFFAALLEEERHHAQEMEAWLASLGVPLKSTGAERAYF, encoded by the coding sequence ATGAGAAACGCACGGATTCACCCCCGTACCCTCGGCTACCTCGGCAGGGCCTTGAGCCTCGAGTTGTCGGCGGTCCAGCAGTACATGACCCAGGCCTCCCTGGCCGAGGCCTGGGAACTGCAGGATGCGGCTCGGCGTTTCCGCGAGGAAACCGTGGAGGAGATGCAGCACGCCCAACGCATTATCCAGCGCATGCTTGTGGACGGCGTCGCCCCCAACGCGTCGCAGTTGCGGCCGGCGGGTGTCGCCCGCAGCCTGCCGGAGTTGTTGCGTCAGGACATGGATCTGGAGTTGGAGATCGTCGGACTCTATGCCGATGCCGTGCAGTTCTGCCGGCGCATCGGCGACGGCGACCATGGAGAGTTCTTCGCGGCCTTGCTGGAGGAGGAACGCCACCACGCCCAGGAGATGGAGGCCTGGCTGGCATCCCTCGGGGTACCCTTGAAATCCACCGGGGCCGAACGTGCGTATTTCTGA
- a CDS encoding cyclic nucleotide-binding domain-containing protein translates to MAQLVDRNVLKQLVPPNALNAENFQELARKAVVETLPAGRTIFKTGDRDGKTIYVIAGEVELTTGDGQNRVVKGGTADARHPIGNFQPRQHTARARTEVSITRFDSDLLDILLTWDQLSGIEVSDLTSDNGEPAEAGDWMSRILQSSAFMSIPPANIQQMFMKLQEFPAKAGDVIVEQGGEGDYYYIISEGRCKVTRRAPNGQELPLAELIDGDAFGEEALLSNEPRNATVRAVTDSKLMRLSKQDFEELLKAPMQKEVDFEKAKEMVRAGSTQLIDVRLESEHQNSAIKGSVNIPIYMLRLKAEGLPKDRDYIVYCDTGRRSSAAAYLLTERGLNAYVLEGGLTAVKEARAAAG, encoded by the coding sequence ATGGCTCAGTTAGTCGACCGCAATGTTCTGAAACAACTCGTCCCCCCGAACGCCCTGAATGCGGAGAACTTCCAGGAACTGGCGCGCAAGGCGGTGGTGGAGACCCTGCCTGCGGGGCGCACGATATTCAAGACCGGTGACCGCGACGGCAAGACGATCTACGTCATCGCCGGCGAGGTGGAACTGACGACGGGGGATGGCCAGAATCGTGTGGTCAAGGGGGGCACCGCGGATGCCAGGCACCCCATCGGCAATTTCCAGCCACGCCAGCACACCGCCAGGGCCAGGACCGAGGTGAGCATCACCCGCTTCGACAGTGACCTGCTGGACATCCTGCTCACCTGGGACCAGCTCTCCGGCATCGAGGTCAGCGACCTCACCTCGGACAACGGCGAGCCCGCTGAGGCCGGCGACTGGATGTCCCGCATCCTCCAGTCCAGCGCCTTCATGAGCATCCCCCCGGCCAACATCCAGCAGATGTTCATGAAGCTCCAGGAGTTCCCGGCCAAGGCGGGTGACGTCATCGTCGAGCAGGGTGGCGAGGGGGACTACTATTACATCATCAGCGAGGGCCGCTGTAAGGTCACCCGCCGGGCGCCCAACGGCCAGGAGCTGCCCCTGGCAGAACTCATCGACGGCGACGCCTTCGGCGAGGAGGCCCTGCTTTCCAACGAGCCGCGCAACGCCACGGTGCGCGCCGTCACGGATTCCAAGCTCATGCGCCTGTCGAAACAGGACTTCGAGGAACTCCTCAAGGCCCCGATGCAGAAGGAGGTGGACTTCGAGAAGGCCAAGGAGATGGTGCGCGCAGGCAGCACCCAGCTCATCGACGTGCGCTTGGAGAGCGAGCATCAGAACAGTGCCATCAAGGGCAGCGTGAACATCCCCATCTACATGCTGCGCCTCAAGGCCGAGGGCCTGCCCAAGGACCGCGACTACATCGTCTACTGCGACACCGGACGCCGCAGCTCGGCTGCGGCCTACCTGCTGACCGAGCGGGGACTGAATGCCTATGTCCTCGAGGGCGGCCTGACGGCCGTCAAAGAGGCCAGGGCCGCTGCCGGCTGA
- a CDS encoding 4a-hydroxytetrahydrobiopterin dehydratase has product MVQPWKQRKRPARLERRLEFEDYETTREFLDQAAELSEQRGIYPDLSFGRTYVNITLHPEDADSEIPVELEDFAAALDRILEGMDGSSGAPSRLRGVVTPGS; this is encoded by the coding sequence ATGGTTCAGCCGTGGAAGCAACGCAAGCGCCCCGCCCGCCTCGAGCGCCGGCTAGAGTTCGAGGATTACGAGACCACGCGTGAGTTCCTGGACCAAGCGGCCGAGCTGTCGGAGCAACGGGGCATCTACCCCGACCTCAGTTTCGGACGTACCTATGTGAACATCACCCTCCACCCGGAAGACGCGGACAGCGAAATCCCCGTGGAATTAGAGGATTTTGCCGCCGCATTGGATCGTATCCTCGAAGGCATGGACGGCTCATCCGGTGCCCCCTCCCGCCTTCGGGGCGTCGTCACCCCGGGTAGCTGA
- a CDS encoding P-II family nitrogen regulator has translation MKLISAIIKPFKLDDVREAISDIGVQGITVTEVKGFGRQKGHTELYRGAEYVVDFLPKAKLEVAVSDDMVDQVIEAIGNAARTGKIGDGKIFVTPLEQTVRIRTSETGDEAL, from the coding sequence ATGAAACTCATCAGCGCAATCATCAAGCCCTTCAAGCTGGACGACGTGCGCGAAGCCATTTCCGACATCGGGGTGCAGGGCATCACGGTCACGGAGGTGAAAGGCTTCGGGCGCCAGAAGGGACACACGGAGCTCTATCGGGGCGCCGAATACGTCGTGGACTTCCTGCCCAAGGCGAAACTCGAGGTGGCGGTATCGGATGACATGGTGGATCAGGTCATCGAGGCCATCGGCAATGCCGCGCGCACCGGCAAGATCGGCGACGGCAAGATCTTCGTCACCCCGCTGGAACAGACGGTACGCATCCGCACCAGTGAAACCGGCGATGAAGCCCTTTGA
- a CDS encoding TRAP transporter small permease subunit, translated as MNTALISWNTRIARAIDRLSEGTGRAVSWLVLLMVLLMVYDVGGRYLFNTGSVALQELEWHLFAALFLLGGAYTLKHDDHVRLDVIYQSRWMGPRRRAWVNLFGSLLLLMPFCALVIYSAMPFVTNAYGYNEGSPDPGGLPHRWLLKACIPLGFAMLMLQGISLALTSLNALLGPRDR; from the coding sequence ATGAATACCGCCCTGATCTCCTGGAACACCCGCATCGCCCGGGCCATCGACCGCCTCAGCGAGGGGACGGGGCGCGCCGTCTCATGGCTGGTGCTGCTGATGGTCCTGCTGATGGTCTACGACGTCGGGGGGCGCTACCTATTCAATACCGGATCGGTGGCCCTCCAGGAGTTGGAGTGGCATCTGTTCGCGGCGCTGTTCCTGCTGGGCGGGGCCTACACCCTCAAACACGATGACCACGTGCGCCTGGACGTGATCTACCAGAGTCGCTGGATGGGGCCGCGCCGTCGCGCTTGGGTGAATCTCTTCGGCAGCCTGCTGCTGTTGATGCCCTTCTGTGCCCTGGTCATCTACAGCGCCATGCCCTTCGTGACCAATGCCTACGGGTACAACGAAGGTTCGCCGGACCCGGGTGGATTGCCCCACCGTTGGCTGCTCAAGGCCTGCATCCCCCTCGGCTTCGCCATGTTGATGCTCCAGGGGATCAGCCTGGCCCTGACCAGCCTGAACGCGCTGCTCGGCCCCAGGGACCGTTGA
- a CDS encoding DUF1244 domain-containing protein: MDDNTRTEIEAAVMRALVKHLQERTDVQNIDLMNLAGFCRNCLAKWWKAEAEARGFEPSYDEAREVIYGMPYGEWKDRYQTEATPEQQNRYEETKPLHAKISGHN; encoded by the coding sequence ATGGACGACAACACCCGCACCGAGATCGAAGCCGCCGTGATGCGCGCCTTGGTGAAGCATCTGCAGGAACGTACCGATGTGCAGAACATCGACCTCATGAACCTGGCCGGCTTCTGCCGCAACTGTCTGGCCAAGTGGTGGAAGGCCGAGGCCGAAGCCAGGGGTTTCGAGCCCAGCTATGACGAGGCCCGGGAGGTGATCTACGGCATGCCCTACGGCGAGTGGAAGGACAGATACCAGACCGAGGCGACGCCTGAACAGCAGAATCGCTACGAGGAGACCAAGCCGCTCCACGCCAAAATCAGCGGCCACAATTGA
- a CDS encoding YifB family Mg chelatase-like AAA ATPase, protein MSLAVVHTRAQVGVDAPPVTVEVHITGGLPALSIVGLPEAAVRESKDRVRSALINARYEFPSRRITVNLAPADLPKEGGRFDLPIALGILAASGQIPLDALTSHEFLGELALSGALRGVRGVLPAAIRVAEAGRRLVVPLDNAEEAALTDNGAVLPAGHLLEVCGHLAGERPLEPPRERPAPAVEPAVEERWGDLAEVRGQYRAKRALEVAAAGMHHLLMIGPPGTGKTMLASRLPGILPPMTEGEAMATAAIHSVSRGGFDVRQWGRRPFRAPHHTASGVALVGGGGVPRPGEVSLAHNGVLFLDELPEFDSRVLEVLRQPVESGTIVISRAARQEEFPARFQLVAAMNPCREARTGRGHDQECTGEERRRYLGRLSGPLLDRFDLHVEVLRVPREQMHGEDDTPQEDSAAVRRRVTGAREHQLRRQGVPNALLGPGQLARHCALGAEEKVLLERAVERLGLSARGWHRVLRVARTIADLAQAETIAGTHLSEAIGYRGLLD, encoded by the coding sequence ATGTCATTGGCGGTGGTGCATACCCGGGCGCAGGTGGGGGTGGATGCGCCGCCCGTCACCGTGGAGGTCCACATCACCGGTGGCCTGCCCGCCCTGTCTATCGTCGGCCTGCCCGAGGCGGCGGTGCGCGAGAGCAAGGACCGGGTGCGCAGCGCCCTCATCAATGCCCGCTACGAGTTCCCGTCGCGGCGTATCACCGTCAACCTCGCTCCCGCCGATCTGCCCAAGGAAGGCGGGCGCTTCGACCTGCCTATCGCCCTCGGTATCCTGGCCGCCTCCGGCCAGATCCCTCTGGATGCCCTGACCAGCCACGAGTTCCTCGGCGAGCTGGCCCTGTCCGGCGCCCTGCGGGGGGTGCGCGGGGTGCTGCCGGCGGCCATCCGCGTGGCCGAAGCCGGGCGGCGCCTGGTGGTGCCCCTGGACAATGCGGAGGAGGCCGCCCTCACGGACAACGGCGCGGTGCTGCCCGCGGGGCACCTGCTGGAGGTGTGCGGCCACCTGGCGGGGGAACGGCCTCTGGAGCCCCCCCGGGAGCGTCCCGCGCCCGCGGTAGAGCCCGCGGTGGAAGAGAGGTGGGGCGATCTGGCCGAGGTGCGGGGCCAGTACCGTGCCAAGCGGGCCCTGGAGGTGGCGGCCGCCGGCATGCACCACCTGCTCATGATCGGCCCACCGGGCACCGGCAAGACCATGCTGGCGAGCCGCCTGCCGGGGATCCTGCCGCCCATGACGGAAGGCGAGGCCATGGCGACGGCCGCCATCCACTCGGTGAGCCGCGGGGGCTTCGATGTCAGACAATGGGGCCGCCGGCCCTTCCGGGCACCCCACCATACCGCCTCGGGGGTGGCGCTGGTGGGTGGGGGCGGCGTGCCGCGGCCCGGTGAGGTGTCCCTGGCCCACAACGGGGTGCTGTTCCTGGACGAGCTGCCCGAGTTCGATTCCCGCGTGCTGGAGGTGCTGAGACAGCCCGTGGAGTCGGGGACCATCGTCATCTCCAGGGCCGCTCGCCAGGAGGAGTTTCCGGCCCGTTTCCAGCTGGTGGCCGCCATGAATCCCTGCCGTGAGGCGCGCACCGGCAGGGGGCATGACCAGGAGTGCACCGGCGAGGAACGCCGGCGCTATCTCGGGCGTCTGTCAGGGCCGCTGCTGGATCGTTTCGACCTCCATGTGGAGGTGCTGCGGGTGCCGCGGGAGCAGATGCATGGCGAGGACGACACTCCTCAGGAGGACTCCGCCGCGGTGCGGCGACGGGTGACCGGGGCGCGCGAACATCAATTGCGGCGCCAGGGAGTGCCCAATGCCCTGCTGGGGCCCGGACAGCTCGCCCGCCATTGCGCCCTGGGGGCGGAGGAGAAGGTGCTGCTGGAAAGGGCGGTGGAACGACTTGGACTGTCGGCCCGGGGTTGGCACCGGGTGCTGAGGGTGGCGCGGACCATCGCCGATCTGGCGCAGGCCGAAACCATCGCCGGTACTCACCTCAGCGAGGCCATCGGCTACCGCGGCCTGTTGGACTAG
- a CDS encoding TorF family putative porin has translation MFNMKKTILVAAVSAALSPLAAQAELSANIGATSNYMWRGVTQTGNEAAVQGGIDWAHDSGFYLGTWASNVNFPSAGEEVTITDSAGDTATFTVDSDDGGYELDLYGGYGGSVGELGYDVGLIYYSYIATGDLNFLELAGSVSYKWFSAGINYTLDGEADEDATFSDDDIYYYVGASFEVAPTWTIGGTIGQYEFDDTADTDYTHYQLDIGKSAGDWGDFTLSVSQADEEAGNPDGDDPLFFVSWGKSF, from the coding sequence ATGTTCAACATGAAAAAGACCATCCTCGTGGCCGCCGTGTCGGCCGCCCTCTCCCCCCTGGCAGCCCAGGCCGAGTTGTCCGCCAACATCGGCGCCACCAGCAACTACATGTGGCGTGGCGTCACCCAAACCGGTAACGAGGCCGCCGTCCAGGGCGGTATCGACTGGGCCCACGACAGTGGGTTCTATCTCGGCACGTGGGCATCGAATGTCAACTTTCCATCGGCGGGTGAGGAAGTCACGATAACTGACTCCGCCGGGGATACCGCAACATTCACCGTGGATTCGGACGACGGCGGCTACGAGCTCGACCTCTACGGCGGCTACGGTGGCTCAGTGGGCGAACTCGGTTACGACGTGGGCCTCATCTATTACTCCTACATCGCCACCGGCGATCTGAACTTCCTCGAGTTGGCGGGCAGCGTCAGCTACAAGTGGTTCAGTGCAGGCATCAACTACACCCTTGATGGCGAGGCAGATGAAGACGCCACCTTCAGTGACGACGACATCTACTACTACGTGGGCGCGAGTTTCGAGGTGGCCCCCACCTGGACCATTGGCGGCACCATCGGGCAGTACGAATTCGATGACACCGCTGACACCGACTACACCCATTACCAGCTCGATATCGGCAAGAGCGCCGGCGACTGGGGCGACTTCACTCTGAGCGTCTCCCAGGCCGACGAAGAGGCCGGCAACCCGGACGGGGACGACCCGCTGTTCTTCGTCTCCTGGGGCAAGTCCTTCTAA
- the aroE gene encoding shikimate dehydrogenase: MTMSDRYAVMGDPVSHSKSPAIHRAFANQTGEAMGYEAIHVPAGHFQEAVETFMNAGGRGLNVTLPFKEEAFAIAHEVTDRGRRAGALNTLWFDAGGAIHGANTDGLGLVRDLVANLGCELEDRQLLVVGAGGATRGIVGPLLERNPARLVIANRTAGRAQAVAADFADAGPVEGCGLDGLAGRRFHLVINATSAGIDGKVPALPEGLLEDGAWCYDLMYGDQPTAFMKWGEQNGAAHVADGLGMLVEQASESFRIWRGVRPDTLGVIRMLRSEPRESPASNEV, translated from the coding sequence ATGACCATGAGTGACCGCTACGCCGTCATGGGCGACCCCGTCAGCCACAGCAAATCCCCGGCCATCCACCGGGCCTTTGCGAACCAGACCGGCGAGGCCATGGGCTACGAGGCCATCCACGTTCCCGCCGGACATTTTCAGGAGGCCGTCGAGACCTTCATGAACGCCGGAGGCCGCGGCCTCAATGTCACTCTGCCCTTCAAGGAAGAAGCCTTCGCCATTGCCCATGAGGTGACGGACCGCGGTCGTCGCGCGGGCGCCCTCAACACCCTGTGGTTCGATGCCGGCGGCGCCATCCACGGCGCCAATACCGACGGCCTCGGGCTGGTGCGTGACCTAGTGGCCAACCTGGGCTGCGAACTGGAGGACCGGCAGCTCCTGGTGGTGGGCGCCGGCGGCGCCACCCGCGGCATCGTGGGCCCATTGCTGGAGCGCAACCCTGCCCGTCTGGTGATCGCCAACCGCACGGCGGGTCGCGCCCAGGCCGTGGCCGCGGACTTTGCTGACGCCGGTCCGGTGGAAGGCTGCGGCCTCGACGGCCTGGCCGGGCGCAGGTTTCATCTCGTCATCAATGCCACCTCCGCCGGCATCGACGGCAAGGTGCCCGCCCTCCCCGAGGGCCTGCTGGAGGACGGCGCCTGGTGCTATGACCTCATGTACGGCGACCAGCCCACGGCCTTCATGAAATGGGGCGAGCAGAACGGCGCCGCCCACGTCGCGGACGGCCTCGGCATGCTGGTGGAGCAGGCCTCGGAGTCATTCCGCATCTGGCGCGGCGTGCGCCCGGACACCCTGGGGGTGATCCGCATGCTGCGGTCCGAACCCAGAGAGAGCCCGGCCTCGAACGAGGTCTGA
- a CDS encoding TRAP transporter large permease subunit, producing the protein MEYWALVMFLVLVLALMAGFPVAFTLGAVATLFGGIFLGFDFFDLLPLRIWGVMTNFTLLAVPLFVFMGVMLEKSGLAEDLLETMGALFGRLRGGLALSIVFVGALLAATTGVVGATVVTMGVIALPAMLKHGYAPQLATGTIAASGTLGQIIPPSIILILLGDVIGVPVGRLFIGAVVPGLLLISLFALYIVWKAWRHPECAPALAAGAPGSLAKRVATSLLPPLLLVFAVLGSIFFGVASPTESAAVGALGAMLLAGVRRRLRLRNLQEAMRQTTRLTSMVFLILIGATAFGLVFRGMGGDDLVKELMTGLPGGQWGFLIFSMLLIFGLGFFLDFLEICFIVVPILAPIAQHFGIDLMWFALLIAVNLQTSFLTPPFGFSLFYLKAVAPPEVRISHIYAGVLPFVGAQILTIAVLVGFPDLVQWLPDLMDELHGF; encoded by the coding sequence ATGGAGTACTGGGCGCTGGTGATGTTCCTGGTGCTGGTGCTCGCCCTCATGGCGGGTTTCCCGGTGGCCTTCACCCTGGGGGCGGTGGCCACCTTGTTCGGCGGCATCTTCCTCGGTTTCGATTTCTTCGACCTGCTGCCTCTGCGCATTTGGGGGGTGATGACCAACTTCACCCTGTTGGCGGTGCCCCTGTTCGTGTTCATGGGGGTGATGCTGGAGAAGTCGGGTCTCGCCGAGGACCTGTTGGAGACCATGGGCGCCCTGTTCGGCCGGCTGCGGGGTGGTCTCGCCCTGTCCATCGTGTTCGTGGGAGCGCTGCTGGCCGCCACCACCGGGGTGGTGGGGGCCACGGTGGTGACCATGGGCGTGATCGCATTGCCGGCCATGCTCAAGCACGGCTATGCGCCGCAACTGGCCACCGGCACCATCGCCGCTTCCGGCACCCTGGGGCAGATCATTCCCCCCAGCATCATCCTCATCCTGCTGGGCGACGTCATCGGTGTGCCCGTGGGGCGGCTGTTCATCGGCGCCGTGGTGCCCGGGTTGCTGCTCATCTCCCTGTTCGCCCTCTACATCGTGTGGAAGGCATGGCGCCACCCGGAATGCGCGCCGGCCCTGGCGGCGGGGGCGCCGGGCAGCCTGGCGAAGCGTGTGGCCACGAGCCTGTTGCCACCGTTGCTGCTGGTGTTCGCGGTGCTCGGCTCCATCTTCTTCGGGGTGGCGTCGCCCACGGAGTCCGCCGCCGTGGGCGCCCTGGGGGCGATGTTGCTGGCCGGCGTCCGGCGGCGCCTGAGGCTCCGGAATCTCCAGGAAGCCATGCGCCAGACCACCCGCCTCACCAGCATGGTGTTCCTGATCCTCATCGGCGCCACCGCCTTCGGCCTGGTGTTCCGCGGCATGGGGGGCGACGACCTGGTAAAAGAACTCATGACCGGCCTGCCGGGCGGGCAGTGGGGTTTCCTGATATTCAGCATGCTGCTCATATTCGGCCTGGGCTTCTTCCTGGATTTCCTCGAGATCTGTTTCATCGTGGTGCCCATCCTGGCGCCCATCGCCCAGCATTTCGGCATCGATCTCATGTGGTTCGCACTGCTCATCGCCGTCAATCTCCAGACCTCCTTCCTGACCCCACCCTTCGGTTTCTCGCTGTTCTATCTCAAGGCGGTGGCGCCGCCGGAGGTACGGATTTCTCATATCTATGCCGGCGTCCTGCCCTTCGTCGGCGCCCAAATCCTGACCATTGCCGTCCTGGTGGGCTTTCCCGACCTGGTTCAGTGGTTGCCGGACCTGATGGATGAGTTGCATGGATTTTGA
- a CDS encoding BMC domain-containing protein: MANETMGIALGMIETRGLVPAIEAADAMTKAAEVRLIGREFVGGGYVTVLVRGETGAVNAAVRAGADACERVGDGLVAAHIIARPHKEVEAVLPDGKSAA, translated from the coding sequence ATGGCAAACGAGACCATGGGGATAGCCCTGGGGATGATTGAGACCCGGGGACTGGTGCCGGCGATCGAGGCGGCAGACGCCATGACCAAGGCGGCGGAGGTGCGGCTCATCGGCCGCGAGTTCGTGGGCGGCGGTTATGTCACGGTGCTGGTGCGGGGCGAGACGGGCGCGGTGAACGCGGCGGTGCGCGCGGGGGCCGATGCCTGCGAGCGCGTGGGCGATGGCCTGGTGGCCGCCCACATCATCGCCCGTCCCCATAAGGAGGTGGAGGCGGTGCTGCCCGACGGCAAGTCCGCGGCCTGA
- a CDS encoding ammonium transporter: MSEILELHYALDTFYFLVSGALVMWMAAGFAMLEAGMVRAKNTTEILTKNVALYAIASIMYMLFGYQIMYGDAISSVIPGFDFLIGADNTTEAVTAGGEDAPYYSNLSDFFFQVVFVATAMSIVSGAVAERMKLWSFLLFAVVMTGFIYPVQGYWKWGGGFLDAAGFLDFAGSGVVHMTGATAALAGVLLLGARKGKYGKDGKINAIPGANLPLATLGTFILWLGWFGFNGGSELMVSNVLEANAVALVFVNTNMAAAGGVVAALVTSRLLFGKADLTMALNGALAGLVAITAEPLAGSPLASTLVGTVGGVLVVFAIVTLDKLRVDDPVGAISVHGVVGIWGLLAVVVTNPDATIGAQLMGIGVIFAWVFIASFVVWFIIKSVMGIRVSEEDEFQGVDLAECGLEAYPEFVGSSGSGK, translated from the coding sequence ATGAGCGAAATATTGGAACTGCACTACGCCCTGGATACCTTCTATTTCCTGGTATCCGGCGCGCTGGTGATGTGGATGGCCGCAGGCTTCGCGATGCTGGAAGCCGGCATGGTGCGCGCCAAGAACACCACTGAGATCCTCACCAAGAACGTGGCGCTGTATGCCATCGCCTCCATCATGTACATGCTCTTCGGTTATCAGATCATGTACGGCGATGCCATCAGCAGCGTCATCCCGGGCTTCGATTTTCTCATCGGGGCGGACAACACCACGGAGGCCGTGACGGCGGGGGGAGAAGACGCACCTTACTACTCCAACCTGTCGGACTTCTTCTTCCAGGTGGTGTTCGTGGCCACCGCCATGTCAATCGTCTCGGGTGCCGTGGCCGAACGCATGAAGCTATGGTCATTCCTGCTGTTCGCGGTCGTCATGACCGGCTTCATCTATCCGGTGCAGGGCTACTGGAAGTGGGGCGGCGGTTTCCTCGACGCGGCGGGTTTCCTGGACTTCGCGGGCTCGGGCGTGGTGCACATGACCGGTGCCACGGCGGCCCTGGCCGGGGTGCTGCTCCTCGGGGCGCGTAAAGGCAAGTACGGCAAGGATGGCAAGATCAACGCCATTCCCGGCGCCAATCTGCCCCTCGCGACCCTGGGCACCTTCATCCTGTGGCTGGGCTGGTTCGGCTTCAACGGCGGCTCCGAACTCATGGTGTCCAACGTGCTGGAGGCCAACGCCGTGGCCCTGGTGTTCGTCAACACCAACATGGCGGCGGCCGGCGGCGTAGTGGCGGCCCTCGTCACCTCCAGGCTGTTGTTCGGCAAGGCGGACCTCACCATGGCCCTCAACGGCGCCCTGGCGGGTCTCGTGGCCATCACGGCGGAACCCCTGGCGGGTTCGCCCCTGGCCTCCACCCTGGTGGGCACCGTGGGCGGCGTGCTGGTGGTATTCGCCATCGTGACCCTGGACAAGCTGCGGGTGGACGACCCGGTGGGCGCCATCTCGGTCCACGGCGTAGTGGGGATCTGGGGTCTGCTGGCGGTGGTCGTCACCAACCCGGACGCCACCATCGGCGCCCAGCTCATGGGCATCGGTGTCATCTTCGCCTGGGTCTTCATCGCCAGCTTCGTGGTCTGGTTCATCATCAAGTCGGTGATGGGGATCCGCGTCTCCGAGGAGGATGAGTTCCAGGGCGTGGACCTGGCGGAATGCGGCCTCGAGGCCTATCCGGAGTTCGTGGGCAGCTCCGGATCGGGTAAATAA
- a CDS encoding accessory factor UbiK family protein, which translates to MVNPSVFDKLADRIAAAIPDDAKMLREDLNRTVRLAVSNGLSRLELVTREEFDVQTELLERTRARLEALEARVQALENPPAVAQEVGAPGEEGEQTP; encoded by the coding sequence ATGGTGAATCCCTCGGTGTTCGACAAGCTCGCGGACCGCATCGCGGCGGCCATACCGGATGACGCGAAGATGCTGCGCGAGGACTTGAACCGCACGGTGCGCCTCGCCGTCAGCAACGGCCTGTCGCGGCTGGAACTGGTGACCCGCGAGGAGTTCGACGTCCAGACCGAGTTGCTGGAGCGCACCCGGGCGCGCCTCGAGGCCCTGGAGGCGCGGGTGCAGGCCCTGGAGAACCCCCCCGCAGTGGCCCAGGAGGTCGGCGCCCCGGGCGAGGAGGGCGAACAGACGCCCTGA